AAACTGAAAAGTCTTACCAAGAGCATAAACAGCATTATCAAATGCACTTTCATTCTCAGGTTCACGAGCCCGAAAGTGCAATATCACTACATTGATCCTTGAAATAGCCTCTGAATCATTTCATGAGAATTAGTAAGTAAAAATATACTAGAAAGTATCATCACCTTTTGTCATGATATTATACCTTTAACAACAGGTTTGAAATCATAACCACCATATTCGGCATAAAGCACAAGTCCATAAAGAGCACACTGAACACAACGTCAATGGTGTTTGGTTAAATCATATAGTGAAGCCACCACTTGAATAAAGAACTTGTCAGCAACCATTAAGATAACCAAACCTGTCTAACTGCTGGACTTTCGTCATTACTCGCATCCAAAAGCAAAGGAAGAAATTCATCAGAGTACCTAGTTGGACATAGTGAGTAAATTTATCAAAACGGTGGAACATTTAAGGAAAAAACAGATCATACACACTTTAGAGCCACTTCAGGGCACTCCTCCAGAAGATGATCAAAGATAAAAAATGGTGTGCATCTCTCTTGAACTGTCATTTCTTTGCCCTTCATATAAGCAAAGAAATATTGAAAGAAAGAAATGTAAATTAAGATATGTAAATGAATAACAAACTAGAGCTAGAGTTAGGATGACAGTGGTAATCATGTTGTGAACTTACCCACATAGGAATTAAGTATGATGACATGAGCTCGTCAAAGAAAGGCAAGAAAGCAGCCTTGAATGTTTCGATCAACGTAGTTAATACTAGACCAACCTTTTAGAAAAGCTTTACGTTATTTGAGAATAACAATAGAGAATAACTTATGTCTGAACTTTATTCTTAAACATGGAAAATACATGGACCAAAATCTTTCCTTCTTGCTCTTTTTCCTCGCTCAGCAATTCATCTTCCTCAGCATCAAAGTCTTCTGATTTTGCTCTCTCTTTGAGTTTTCTCTTTCTATTTGTACTTTCTGTTCCAACATGCTTTACCTCATCCACTATTTTACGAAGCTGACCTTCACTAAGAAGTGGTTGACATATCTGAAAGAAGAAACAGATAACTGAAAATCTTATTTTGCCATTCTAATTCAGTTTCTGCCACTACTGCTATTTCTCGATCTGATAGTAGTAATGGAACATTTCAAGCAATAGCCAGAAGTTGGATAACAGGGGTTTACCAGAAAGAAGTTTCCCTATGGAGTCGATCTAATACAAAGTTATTAAGCCGTTCGTCGAACTCACTAGTCTTACCTAGTCATGTCAAGAGAACTTTGGTGATTACCCTATCTATTCTAAATTTGATTCCGCGCGTTAAATTTTATTTATTCAATTAAAGTTTAACCATGTCTTTGTAGGTATGAGTTCTGCATACATTCACACATAGTAGGAAATAAATAAGGAGCTCCTACTTTACTTATCCCCGAACATATTAGCATGCAAGTCATTGCTCTTTCTCCCCCTGACTTCCTCTGTATAAGAGATGTACTAAGCTTTCTTTTGCTTCTAGTAGAATATAACTGATATGAGTTTGGACGAGTATTTTGTTTAGTACTCTACTGAAGGAGAAGAAATTGGATGTATTTACTGTGTCGAAATGTACAAGCCAACAGTATGACCAAGTTGGAACATACCACAGAAATAGGAAAAACACTGCAAACTTGATCAGAATATTAAAGAAACTTATAGcgcgtttggccaagctgcaaaaatcagcttattttgagaagtgtttttttttcaaaagtgtttttctcaaaagtacttttggtaaaaagcagtttgtgtttgactaattagattgaaaagcacttctgagcagcaattagtgtttggtcaagctttaaaaaactgcttctaagtgtatttttctcaaaagtgcttctcaaaaaagtgcttttggagagaagctatctgcttctccaaaactgcttctcctcaaaaacactttttttctttccaaaagcttggccaaatacctgaatttttagccaaaagtgcttttggcaaaaaaataAAAGTACTTTTTgtcaaaaagaagcttggccaaacagtcTATTAAACATAACCAAACCTGCAAGCAATCATCCAATTCACCCAACATGAATGCACATATTTCTGCCGTAGCCTCCTGTGTTAGAGAACAAACAAGCGTCACTTTCTCTTTATCCAAATAGAAACTTAAACATTTCCCGcaacaacaaaaagagaacaTAAGTACTATTATGGGCTGCTTTtcagacacgccccatgaccccttggccgcgccccatggcggcctagcaagcctcacaatgcctagcgccatggtcggcctcGTGGttttggctgcgccaagtgaaaagcgcgcatgcgcctctgtcgccctaccgatgcctctcgccagcgcccaagggctggccaatgacaacagcgtcgcgcgccctgacaatgccgcgcgcgcagatcgtGATGCCTCGCCAACGCCCAGCTGCatgcccattccagcagcgcctcgcgcacagaccctgatgccaagcaccagtgcccagcctcaggccaacacagcaagtgtcgcgcgcgcccacagcaacgcgcgcgcagaccctgacccgcaagacaaagttgctgccatcggacttagttctaccttgtaataaactaagtcctttttattgtaattataggctagtttacatcatttccaTTTCaatgtgcttctacagctttattaggactagtcatgtaatgttggtttattttttttaagcattattaagggagaccaaacaatcaaatattttcaagcaagcatttttctggtgtctctccccctcgacaccacatcttttgtaatcagcatttcagtcatcaataaaatcatcatcatcattcaaaacccaattctctctcagcttccgcaattgctcgtgacattggttttctcgcacggcactgacaatctagtccagcgtgcggaggggacctcattggcggacaacaaccgcactgacatcggttgcttagccttacgttgcccttccaaagaacatcaggaaggcgttgcgtaacagttggtatcagagcctaggctcgacatcggacgagggaacacatttgccatcatcaccatttctgaccatggtgaatcatggggagcgtctagcatccctagaagagacggttgaccgattacgacccatcgtggatacgATGCCTGATCAAAACAataacctagtgcaaaggttggacgacctggacgccgaatgcggcaggcggAAAATgccattgcaaacatcagtcgtgactctgacGATGACAGgagcaaatttgaggacctccaacaggagcgtgctgACGATTTAGCCCATCAACAACAAGAGGCAAACAGACTAACtaccatgcagcaaaccatagacgacttgataggcaagctcaatgttgtcaatgctgccctacagagcctacttcgaggaggcgacaaccacatcaggggtgtagcaaacctcacccccattccacaaaagcttaagataccggagccaaagtcATACGACgaatcccgggatgctaaagaagtggaaaacttcatcttcgacatcgaacaatacttcgatgcggtgggccatttggaagaatccaaaaaggtagctactgctgccatgtatcttcagggcgatgccaaactttggtggcgggtcaaatacgaagccatcaaggctggtgaagatactctccagacatgggatgaattgaaggtagccatacgcctgcagttcttccccgaaaatgtggaatataacgcaaggagaaagctacgggaacTCCACCATACCAAATCAGTGCGGGAGTATGTGCGCgaattctccgcgctcatgctaaacatacgcgacatgggggacaaagacaaacttttcgcattcatagaaggtttgaaacctcatgcccgtatggaactacagagacaacgggtagacaccctgcccaaggccattcaagctgcagaatgccttggcgattatcatttgggaactcagaacgacaggccccagccgtctgtccgagggggattcaacgggaaccatcccagcaatagtggcccaagcaaaagtgggggagatcggagtgcatccaaaactaagactcctccctctaACAGCAACAGTGTTgtatccatcaacaacaatcaggggagaaagcctccctcagaatgtcgttattgcggcggggcacattggaacaatgaatacccaaacataaaggtcaatgctcatcagactgtcgaggatgagtcagacgcatcagacacatcagaagaagaccaggtaggcgccttcaatgcaattgttggctctatcctgcatgccttagcggggaccagtgcatgtcctcctaagaaaacatcagtcccaatcaccaagaaagggaaggaaaagatggacgagaggcctcctaaacaagcgaggaccctaatgttcgtcgaattgaaagtgaacggcaagccccttcacgcattgatagacacgggtgccacccacaactacttgtcgtcaacgcaagtagagcgcctaggtcttgttgTGCAAAAGAGAAAAGgacgcgtcaaggctatcaactcaccaccccagacattgggtggaacagctacaaatgtcccagtgaaacttggcccatacaaaggaagcatcgacctgcgcatcgcaatcatagatgacttcgacatcatagtgggtttggagttcatgaggcaaaccaacaccataccggtaccatatgccaacatgctcctgatgatgggagaaaacggggccaagccctgcaccataccatgttttcccataaagatgtccgctgaaaacatctcggccatgtagttggagaaggtagtcaacagacatgaacccctAGTTccggctacccttcgcagcaacaatcagccatcatgtcatcggcctcaaaagactggtgacgctcctcagcgtgtgaagacttgtcagccatgccacaaggacaagtcggatcactcatcacaaacgggaccctcgcagccattacatgtccctcagagaccatgggagtgtttccctcagattcatcacgggattgccccaagttggtaatcttgcatccatcatggttgtcataaaTCAGTTTTCAAACGATGCAaccttcatagcagccccgcagaacatctcagcagaagatacaacttgactcttcttctcgcacattgtcaaacattggggcctgcccaaagacattgttagtaggcgcgactcacgcttcactagcaacttttggacccatctcttcaggtgctttgggtcaacattcagtcacaactcagacatccatccactatcggatggccagacagaccggtttgatgacatgctggaggaatatcttcgcaactttgcaaccggatcacagaagcattgggtgaagctcctggatgctgctcaactgtgtttcaattctcaaaatagccatcatacaaacaaaagcccttttgaaattgttaccggacaatAACCGTTTCTTCCGCAAAcagtgaatgcatcaaccatgacgaaatctcctcgagctgccaacttctcgagcgaatgggagcgcaacatggagatagtgcggagctatctcgtcaaagcccaagagcgggcaaaaagatTCACCAAACAaaatctttgctttgcccaaatcaaacaggggacaaagtaatgatatgcatcccaaagcggtacttgtttgcagagaggacccatgaccctcgcctgcaacaaaatCTGCCCATCGAAAAACGCATTGGAAAATCCACATACCAGgtgaaaactccatcctggtggaagatccatctagtcttccatgtcagccacATGAAATCATTGCGTCGCTACAAAAGCAAGCTCACggaacagaggggcgcagacctcccatccaacaactaccagaagcatcatcatcatcatcataaggctccgaggacggcgccaactcaggtgggggagaatgtcatgggctgctttccagacacgccccatgaccccttggtcgcgccccatggcggcctagcaagcctcacaattcctagcgccatggtcggccccgtggtcttggctgcgcacAGTGACAAGCacgcatgcgcctctgtcgccccaccgatgcctctcgctagcgcccaagggctggccaatgacaacagcgtcgcgcaccctgacaatgccgcgcgtgcagatcctgatgcctcgccaacgcccagctgcaggcccattccagcagcgcctcgcgcacagaccctgatgccaagcaccagtgcccagcctcaagccaacacagcaacgcgcgcgcagaccctgacccgcaagacaaagttgctgccatcggacttagttctaccttgtaataaactaagtccttttcattgtaattataggctagtttacatcatttccatttcagtgtgcttctacagctttattaggactagtcatgtaatgttggtttatttttttaagcattattaaggtggaccaaacaatcaaacattttcaagcaagcatttttctggtgtctctccccctcgacaccacatcttttgtaatcagcatttcagtcatcaataaaatcatcatcattattcaaaacccaattctctctcagcttccgcaattgctcgtgacattggttttcccacacggcactgacaatctagtctagtgtgcggaggggacctcattggcggacaacaaccgcactgacatcggttgcttagtcttacgttgcccttccaaagaacatcaggaaggcgttgcgtaacagtacTAATGTTAAGGACAACCTCATGCAAAGCTTCTAGCAGAGACAGTATTATACAGTCTGACAACTTTGTGAAATATGACTCAATTTCACCTTCCGCAATCCCTTTCTTAACAGCCAGTTTAGCAGAACACAACAGGTAGTGCATGGGTTGAATagcaaaaattagaaaattgcaTCAGCaactgaaaattttgaaaattagaAACTGTATGAAATCACAAGAATTTTCACCTGCAACAGCACATTTCCTGACATCATTGTGGTAATAGAATTTTAGAATCGGAATAAAGACTGCCACAAACTGTTTCATGCATTAAGCCGTTGATATAAGGAGTAATTTAAAACAAATGCAGTTGTTGATTTAGGCAGAAACAAGTGCTCCGAAAATTATGATGACTACACATCTAGGGAAGAATTTGACTACAGGACTTGGCAATCTAATTCGGACTATGAGACAGTAGCACGTGTGCATAACCTAGTGAAGAGGCTTGGGGATGGCAAAAAAACACCTCGTGTTTTTGCCTTTTGCTGGAATTTGAAATTGAGATCTCACAGTTCTCAACCCACTTAATTGACCATTACGCCACACCCTTAGGTGCTCACTCTCATTCTATTGTAgttatatataatgtatattcaTCTATCATGACATTCTCTAAAAGACTAAGCCTTGATatctaaagtggctacatttggCACTGCAATTCCATTTAATCTGACCTCATGAACTTCATTCTTCTTATGTAGGCTAAACTTGCAACAGGTTCATCTTATTTTTACTTATCTTCTGACCCTTTCTCTCTAGAATGTTTCTCCAAAGTTCTAGTGTTTGGTCAACTCCTACTATTTTCGTCAATTAACACAACATTGTCTTCAAATAGTATATACTCAAAAATTCCATCTTGTATACTACTGGAGTACTGGTTAGCTAATATCACACCTATTGTTTAGCATCTTGTTTATCACTAACATAGAGGATTTTGACTTGACAATGATATTATTTGAAATAACTTGAGCATTCAACTAAAACCTTCAGAAATATGGAAGAGGCCCGAGATCTTTGTAAGACCATTTAGATGCCCTCTTATACCCAACGTAGGCCAAATATATAACTCaaaccaaaagaaaatgaaatctaTATGAACTTCACGAATAAAGGAAAAAGTCAAGCATCAATGATAAAAGCTTACATATCATCATATACTTTATAATTTTTATAGGACCACTCCATAAGGATGGTCACAGCAGGTTCAAGTTGAGCACATTGAATAATAAAGGGAATGACTGCACTCATGTAAGGAAGAAAACTGTCCCAAGCAATCGCAAATTATTCCACATGCCTGCAATGAAGTTAAAAAAAATGAGAGGAGGCCAATCTAGAAAGAAATTTAATCATACAATCAAGTGATTTACACTTACTTTTAGCAAGTACTTACTAGGAGGATCACCCCCCTTCACTTGTAACTCTTGAAATGATGTTATAAGAACCTCCATAACCTTTAATAAACAACGACAAGAAGGAACTTCTTGATAAAAGGTAAGCTCTATGTCGAAAAATGACCAAAGGAAACAAAGCTCCAGCACACGACAAGACAAGAAAAAGATGTAGGGAAGCGCGTCAAGATAATAGAAGGAAAAGGATATTTAGGAGAGaaacaataaattgcacaagacaagacaagatttacgtggttcgacaatttttgcctactccacggccacacaaagaatagctctttattaattgaagagagaaagaagaagttttgggatgGATTACAAATGAAAATATAGACCCCTATTTATGGGCATTTGAATGCCCtgccgaggtaagcgcttacatcataagaatgccgatgtaagcgcttacatcataagaatgctgaggtaagcgcttacatcacaagaatgtcgatgtaagcgcttacatcatattttcatctctttttgatttttctttcttttgttttgtctactttcacatacaacaataggtttggtcctatcaatctccccctcaaacctatgttacatcaagaaagaaaataaagaaagat
The Nicotiana sylvestris chromosome 11, ASM39365v2, whole genome shotgun sequence DNA segment above includes these coding regions:
- the LOC104214997 gene encoding uncharacterized protein yields the protein MHYLLCSAKLAVKKGIAEGEIESYFTKLSDCIILSLLEALHEVVLNISTVTQRLPDVLWKGNEATAEICAFMLGELDDCLQICQPLLSEGQLRKIVDEVKHVGTESTNRKRKLKERAKSEDFDAEEDELLSEEKEQEGKILVHVGLVLTTLIETFKAAFLPFFDELMSSYLIPMWGKEMTVQERCTPFFIFDHLLEECPEVALKYSDEFLPLLLDASNDESPAVRQCALYGLVLYAEYGGYDFKPVVKEAISRINVVILHFRAREPENESAFDNAVYALGKTFQFHWENIDSSA